DNA from Triticum aestivum cultivar Chinese Spring chromosome 7D, IWGSC CS RefSeq v2.1, whole genome shotgun sequence:
TCGGCACGCCAACTCCACATTGGTCGCTTAGGCTGGAAAAGGAAGCTCCGAAGGGAACCACCTGGCATGAACTCGAACACCAACATCCGTTGCTCCTGCTCTTTGCAGTAACCAACCATGCGGACTAGGTTCCTGTGGTGGATCTGGCCGATGGACTGTACCTCATTCGCGAACTCCCTCTCGCTGTAACCATTGGAGCTGATGAGCTTCTTCACTGCTATGTCAGGAGAGTGTAGCGACTTTAACACCCCATGGTAGACCTCGCCAAAGCCACCTCTGCCTAGCAACTTACAAAAGCCATTGGTGGCTCTGTAAAGCTCTTTTGCAGTGTAAGCCCTCACAAAGTCATGGTTGGCGTTCTTCTTCCTAAGGTACCAATGTAACATGAGACTACTTATTGCGGATAGCAACACGAACCCCGAGCAACCGAGTAATACATAAGGCAATATCCTCGGTGGCGCCAGCTCCAAGGGACTGCTCGTCCGTACCTTTATCAATGCCTTCatgacgacgtctcctccttgccGTCCATATCCTGCCAATGACACCATCTTGGCACAATAACTGTCATCATACATAGCAGCGGCGCAGAGGCAGTCATTTAGGCAAGAGTCTGCACACTGATCCTCTGTGGTGTGCGAATATCCTTCATATGGCGAGTTTCCCCAAGTGGTGTTCGGGAGCTTGACAACCCCAAACTCGGCGGAGCGGTTCTTCCCGTCACAACTCTGCGACATGAACCCCTGTGTGCAGCCCATGTACCTGAGCTGAGAATCGACATAGGAGTAGCCGCTTGGGCACTCACAATCGAGGCGGTCGTTAGGACCATACACACAGTATGAGTTGGGGCCACACAAACCTTGCATAGAGGTTTTTATCTTGCAACCTTCGGTTGGGAACTGTCCCGTGACTGCCCACGACAAGTTTCTCCTTCCCATGGCGTTCTTCGGTCGGGTGTACATGCGGAAGATGCCATCTGGATCGAGTGATGCGTGCTGGTGGTAACCAAACCTAGACTTTGGATGGGGGGGTATCAGGTCAACCACAGTGCTGTCATTGCTCTGATAGTACAGATGGCCCGATGAGTCAAAGAAAATAGTCATGTTGCCGGCCTGGTTGTCCGGCTGGTAGGTGTTAGTGCTCCAATATGCGTTGTGCGAATCCAGGTTGCCGGTGGCAAGGTTCGTGAGGTACAAGACGATGTTACCATCGCCTTGCACCTGCAGGCTGTAGCGGCCGGGGAAGAAGACCATGTCGGAGCGCCTGGACAGAAGAGCC
Protein-coding regions in this window:
- the LOC123164405 gene encoding G-type lectin S-receptor-like serine/threonine-protein kinase LECRK3, whose product is MKPLGASLPFVLHLASFLALLLHQPHLLAAQRLTTGSTLSPPGYITSPSGEFAFGFRALDSDPSKFLLAVWFNFNFTQAPDPAQEKVVWYAKNLGSGSAVMATELSVFSIGPQLSLTDNTGSIIWTNPDPSLQAGSILALQDSGNLQLLATGGMPITWESFQHPTDTLLPGQSLGSGKALLSRRSDMVFFPGRYSLQVQGDGNIVLYLTNLATGNLDSHNAYWSTNTYQPDNQAGNMTIFFDSSGHLYYQSNDSTVVDLIPPHPKSRFGYHQHASLDPDGIFRMYTRPKNAMGRRNLSWAVTGQFPTEGCKIKTSMQGLCGPNSYCVYGPNDRLDCECPSGYSYVDSQLRYMGCTQGFMSQSCDGKNRSAEFGVVKLPNTTWGNSPYEGYSHTTEDQCADSCLNDCLCAAAMYDDSYCAKMVSLAGYGRQGGDVVMKALIKVRTSSPLELAPPRILPYVLLGCSGFVLLSAISSLMLHWYLRKKNANHDFVRAYTAKELYRATNGFCKLLGRGGFGEVYHGVLKSLHSPDIAVKKLISSNGYSEREFANEVQSIGQIHHRNLVRMVGYCKEQEQRMLVFEFMPGGSLRSFLFQPKRPMWSWRAEAALGIAKGLEYLHEGCNYPIIHCDIKPDNILLDDKKNPKITDFGIAKLLSDQQMHTTVTNIRGTRGYIAPEWFQSDRRIDTKVDVYSFGVVLLEMICCRKCQEPVTGLDGDDSVTLFWWAGQLVCHGKIEVLLHNEDDTIEDLVRVERFMRVALRCIEQNPSLRPTMHQVVQMLEGVVEVDTVPAPTSSDCSSPLTSSVDGSTLLPGGANLEIE